The proteins below come from a single Drosophila miranda strain MSH22 chromosome Y unlocalized genomic scaffold, D.miranda_PacBio2.1 Contig_Y1_pilon, whole genome shotgun sequence genomic window:
- the LOC117190378 gene encoding uncharacterized protein LOC117190378: MKTRLTLPLSALALLGLAITCSWGQEKLEPRPPTRGRYIPELHGATGWYMPDDSGKYRHEHNPYDGGYGDRGQPSSADLRSIFRKAEEQLAASVQEANENFALGPRDHLRFIIDFNYNGTGWQIIQFEWVRDGDETHPDMKRGGTL; encoded by the coding sequence ATGAAAACACGCTTAACGCTGCCATTGAGTGCTCTGGCGCTGCTCGGCCTGGCCATCACCTGCTCCTGGGGCCAGGAAAAATTGGAACCAAGGCCGCCCACGCGGGGCCGGTACATTCCCGAGCTGCACGGAGCCACGGGCTGGTATATGCCGGACGACAGCGGAAAGTACCGGCATGAGCACAATCCCTACGATGGCGGGTACGGGGACCGGGGACAGCCGTCCTCCGCCGATCTGCGCAGCATCTTCCGAAAGGCCGAGGAGCAGCTGGCCGCCAGTGTACAGGAGGCCAACGAGAACTTCGCCCTGGGTCCCCGCGATCATCTGCGCTTCATTATCGACTTCAACTACAACGGCACGGGCTGGCAGATCATCCAGTTCGAATGGGTGCGGGATGGCGACGAGACCCATCCGGAtatgaaacgagggggaacgttgtga
- the LOC117191753 gene encoding endocuticle structural glycoprotein ABD-4-like, whose protein sequence is MQYRLLIVVALLMSLAQARPQGPSGEPIPILRQEQEVNFDGSYKYSYEPGNGINVEEEGYLKNAGTDDAGQVAQGFFSYTSLDGIPIRIIYLADENGFQPQGDHLPTPPPIPPAIQKALAYLATSPPLPQEQPSGGFNYRRG, encoded by the exons ATGCAATACAGA CTACTCATCGTCGTAGCCTTGCTGATGAGCTTGGCCCAGGCAAGACCACAGGGACCGTCCGGAGAACCCATACCCATTCTcaggcaggagcaggaggtgaACTTCGATGGGTCCTACAAGTACTCCTATGAGCCGGGCAACGGCATCAATGTCGAGGAGGAGGGCTACCTGAAGAACGCTGGCACCGACGATGCTGGACAG GTCGCGCAGGGCTTCTTCTCCTACACCTCCCTGGACGGCATACCCATTCGGATCATCTATCTGGCTGATGAGAATGGCTTCCAGCCGCAAGGCGATCATCTGCCCACGCCCCCACCAATCCCCCCGGCGATCCAGAAGGCACTCGCCTACCTGGCCACGTCGCCGCCGCTGCCTCAAGAGCAACCGTCTGGTGGATTTAACTACCGACGGGGCTAG
- the LOC117191331 gene encoding protein PRY2-like, with translation MKFFAFVAVFAAVLSLVRAQTATGTGTTTTPTSPTPPTSTTTYTYTTSPTYTTPTVTVTSTTAKPFKQALLSLLFNKKSG, from the coding sequence atGAAGTTCTTCGCATTCGTCGCTGTCTTCGCTGCTGTCTTGTCGCTGGTCCGCGCCCAAACGGCGACAGGAACTGGAACTACGACAACACCGACATCGCCGACACCGCCTACATCGACAACCACCTACACCTACACGACGTCACCCACTTACACCACCCCCACCGTCACGGTCACATCAACAACCGCCAAGCCCTTCAAGCAGGCGCTCTTGTCGCTGCTGTTCAACAAGAAGTCCGGATAG